GGACCAGTTGCGGCAACCCATGGGCCCGCAGGATGATGACGCCGCAGATCAGTCCGGCGATGGCGCCGCCGACAATGCCGGTAACAGTCATCAGCAGCGGGTCGGTGATGCCGAAATGTGCGGCGGCAATGCCTGCGGCATAGGCGCCGGAGCCGAACAGGGCGGCATGGCCAAGGGTCGCCACGCCGCAATAGCCGGTGACGAGATCGAGCGACAGGACCAGAAGCGCGATAGCGATGATCCGGGTCAAAAGCGCCAGATTATCGGGAAACAGGAGGTAACCGACGACAGCGACCGCCGTAATGGCGCCGATGCCGATCAGGTCGCGGCCGAAAGTGCGGCTTTGCCGGGTGTCGGCGGTTTCAGAGTTCATGATGAGCGTCATCCTAGCGTGCCCGTCCGGCAAGGCCACGCGGGAAAATGCAGATGATGGCGATAACCGCGAGGTAGAAGAAAAATTCGCCGAATTCCGGCATGAGGTAGCGCCCGGTCGTATCGATGCCGCCGAGAACGAGGCAGGCAAGAAGCGCGCCGGGAATGGAGCCCGCGCCACCGACGGAAACGACGACCAGGAAGGTGACCATGTAACGCAGCGCATAATAGGGTTCGACTGGCAAGAGTTCGGCGCCAATGACCCCGCCAAAAGCCGCAAGGCCGACCGCAACAGCAAAACTGACCGCGTAGATAATTTCCGTGCGCACGCCCAGCGCCGCAGCCATGGAGGCATTGTCGACGGAGGCGCGCAGCTTGACGCCAAAGGCGGTTTTCTCGATGGCAAACCAGAGTGCACCGGCCACCGCAAGCCCACAGATGATGGCAAACAGGCGATGCACGGCAATCGAGCGGAAACCGAGATCGGCCGATCCCTGCAGCGCCGCCGGCAGCGGGATCGTCTTCAAGGTCGGGCCGAAGACGTAATTGGCGATGCCGATGATGCAGAAGGTAATGCCGATGGTCATCAGGACCTGCGTCAATTCCGGCGCACCGTAAATCCGCCGGTAGAGCAGCCGTTCGATCGGGATTGAAATGATCACGGTGCCGGCGACGGCGAGAAGAACGGCTGCTGCATAGCCCAATCCAAGATTTTGCGCCGCATAGGAGGCGATATAACCGCCGATCATGGCAAAGGCACCATGGGCCAGATTGACCACGCGCATCAGCCCCATGGTGACGGAAAGCCCGATCGAAATGACGAAGAGCACCATGCCATAGGCGACAGCGTCGATGGCTATGCTGAAGACTGTTTGCATTGCGCAACTTCCACTTGATTATTGACGGGAGACGGGAAGGCCCCCTCTCCCGTATCGCAAAATCCTGGCAATCCACCAGCGTCTAGGTATCCTGCGGCGCCGGTCGGATATAGCCCTGACCGGCTACTTGACGGCTGCCAGGCCGGGGTCGCCCTGTTTCTCGAAGGTCTGGATTTCCTTGTTGTAGTAGGAGCCGTCATCCGCCTTGGTGACTTCGCGCAGATAGATGTTCTGCGTGATATGGCGCGATTCCGGATCGATGGACACCGGGCCGCGCGGGCTGATCCAGGACAGGCCCTTCACCGCATCGACGGCTTTCTGCGCGTCCTGTTCGCCACCGGTCGCCTCGATCATCTTGTAGATGACATTCATGCCATCGAAGGCGCCGACCGCCGGGAAGGAAAGCTCGGCCGGATTACCGATCGCCTTGGAGGCCGCCTCGACAAATGCCTTGTTTTCCGGGGAATCGTGCGAGACCGCGTAGTGGAACGTCGTCTGGATGCCCAACGCAGCGTCGCCCAGCGCCGGCAGATCGGATTCCTGCGTCAGGTCACCCGGCGCCAGGAACTTGATACCGGCTGCCTTCAGGCCGTTTTCATTATAGGCCTTGACGAAACCAAGCGTGGTCGGGCCGGACGGCAGGAAAGCGAAAACACCCTGTGCGCCGGAATCCTTGATGCGCTGCATGATCGGGCTGAAGTCATTGGTGGAGAGCGGGATGCGGATCGCCTCGACGACGGATCCGCCCTCTTTCTCGAAACCGGCCTTGAACGCGTTCTCGGCGTCGACACCTGGCCCGTAATCGCTGACGATGGAGATGACCTTGGCAACACCGGCATCATGCGCGACCTTGGCGATCGGCAACGACGTCTGCCAGGTTGTGAAGGAGGTGCGAACCACCAGCGGGCTCTTCGTCACGATTGCCGATGTCGCGGCATTCATGACGATCAGGGGAACATTGGCCTGTTGCAGGATCGGCGTGACGGCCATCGCATCGGGGGTGAAGTAGAACCCCGCGAGATATTGGACCTTTTCCTTGACCACAAGTTCCTGTGCCAAAGCCTTGGATTGGGCGGGGTCGGCAGCGGGCAGGTCGCGGTAGACGATCTCGACCGTATCGTCGCCGATCGTCGCGCCGTGCAATGCGATATAGGCGTCGATACCGGCCTTGAAATTCTTGCCTTGCAACGCGAACGGTCCGGAGAATGGTCCGACAACACCGATCTTGATCGTATCGGCGTAGGCAGCGCTGCCCATGATAATGGCCGCAAACGCGGCGATGATGGCCCGCTTCATAATTCTCCTCCCTGAATGACCGGCATGCTCCCGAAGAACCGGCACAAATGACTGAAACTACAGTTGGCCGCAGTTTGTCACGCAGAATGGTAATGTAAAATGAAATATCAAGCGGGATTTCATATGCATATGATTATGGATCAGGGTGTTTTGGCGGGATTGCGATCACTGCACTCTTTTCGCGGTCTCCAGCTACCGCAGCATTTTAGGGGTATCCACGTTCGTGCGGCAACCGCTCCAGGAGCGCTTTGCAGTGCCGTCAGGCAAACAGTGCCGTCGCCCCGGTAACAAGCAGGATGGCGGCGGCGACTGCGATGCCGACGATCCTTTTGCTCTTTGCCAATGCGGCAAAGCTCAGGAGGACGTAGTAGGTCAGGTTCAGGCCCGCCCAGAGCGCGATGCTGGAGGGTGGCCATGGCGTGGTGAATGCGGATATTGCCGGTGGAATCTGGGTGAGCAGATTGCTGGCGAGCACGCAGAAGGCAACCTCGCGCCGGTGGCTCATGATATGGTCGTCGAGGGTTGCTGTCTCTGCAGCCTTCGGAAAGACTTGTGTGGCTGCGAAATAATAGAGCAGCGCGACCACGGCAACGGCGTAGGCGACGAGATAGCTGACCTCGGCCAGTTCCCGATAGGCCCAGGCATTCATCCAGAAGGTAATGAGATCAACGAGAAGCAGGATGCCGAATAGGGGCGCGACGACCCCCAGCCTGCGGGTGTGGCGTTCGTCATAGGCGCGCGAAAACCCGCCTGCGACCTC
The sequence above is drawn from the Pararhizobium qamdonense genome and encodes:
- a CDS encoding branched-chain amino acid ABC transporter permease; protein product: MQTVFSIAIDAVAYGMVLFVISIGLSVTMGLMRVVNLAHGAFAMIGGYIASYAAQNLGLGYAAAVLLAVAGTVIISIPIERLLYRRIYGAPELTQVLMTIGITFCIIGIANYVFGPTLKTIPLPAALQGSADLGFRSIAVHRLFAIICGLAVAGALWFAIEKTAFGVKLRASVDNASMAAALGVRTEIIYAVSFAVAVGLAAFGGVIGAELLPVEPYYALRYMVTFLVVVSVGGAGSIPGALLACLVLGGIDTTGRYLMPEFGEFFFYLAVIAIICIFPRGLAGRAR
- a CDS encoding ABC transporter substrate-binding protein, coding for MKRAIIAAFAAIIMGSAAYADTIKIGVVGPFSGPFALQGKNFKAGIDAYIALHGATIGDDTVEIVYRDLPAADPAQSKALAQELVVKEKVQYLAGFYFTPDAMAVTPILQQANVPLIVMNAATSAIVTKSPLVVRTSFTTWQTSLPIAKVAHDAGVAKVISIVSDYGPGVDAENAFKAGFEKEGGSVVEAIRIPLSTNDFSPIMQRIKDSGAQGVFAFLPSGPTTLGFVKAYNENGLKAAGIKFLAPGDLTQESDLPALGDAALGIQTTFHYAVSHDSPENKAFVEAASKAIGNPAELSFPAVGAFDGMNVIYKMIEATGGEQDAQKAVDAVKGLSWISPRGPVSIDPESRHITQNIYLREVTKADDGSYYNKEIQTFEKQGDPGLAAVK